The following is a genomic window from Amycolatopsis acidiphila.
TGGTCCCGCAGTCCTGGTTCGCCGTCCTCGGTGGACAGCTGGTGCTCGGCGTCGCGGTGCTGGCGGTGCTGGCGGTCGTCCTGGCCCTGTGCAGCGAGGCGGACGCGTTCGTCGCGGCGTCGCTGACGGCGTTGCCGCTGCTGCCGAAGCTGGTCTTCCTGGTGGTGGGCCCGGCGATCGACGTCAAGCTGTTCGCCCTGCAGGCGGGCACCTTCGGCCGCTCGTTCGCGGTGCGGTTCGCGCCGGTGACGTTCGTCGTCGCCGTGTGCTGCGCGCTCGTGGTCGGCACGCTGCTGGTCGGCGGTGCGCGATGAGGCTCGCGCTCGCGTCCGTGGCCCTGGGCGCGGTCGGCGTGGTGTTCGCGGTCTCCACCTGGGTGACCTGGCTGATCATCCAGCCCGGCGACCCGACGCCACTGACGATCGTCGTCGCGCTGGTGCTCGGGGCGTTGTGGGTCGTCGTGCTCGGGGCCGCGGTGCTCGCGCTGATCTTCGGTTTCGTCGGCCGGGCGGCCGGCGGTCTCGCGAAGGCCGGCATCGGGCTGGGCGTCGTCGCGATGCTGCTCGCGCTCGGCGGCGCGGTCGCGTTCGTCGCCGCGGCCGCGGACTGGACGCCGGTGGTGGCCCGGTGAGGCGCGAGACGCAGAACATCCTGCTGGTGCTGCTCGGCGGTGCCCTGCTCAAGATCGGCCTCAACGGCGACTACCTGCGTTACGTCAAGCCGGCCCAGCAGCCCTGGGTGCTCGCCGGCGGAGCGGTGATGGTCGCGCTCGGCGCCGTCGCCATCGTCCGCGACATCCGGGCCCACCACGCCGACGACGGCCACGGCCACCACCACCTCGCCCGGTCCGCCTGGCTGCTGATGCTGCCGGTGCTCGCGGTCTTCCTCGTCGCGCCGCCCGCCCTCGGCTCGGACTCCGTCACCCGCACCGAGGCCCGCGCCCCGGCGCAGAGCCAGGCGGTCTTCCCGCCGTTGCCGCAAGGGGAGGTCGTGCCGCTGTCGCTGACCGACCTCGTCACCCGCGCGGGCTGGGACTCCGGCGGTTCACTCAACGGCCGCACGGTGCGGCTGACGGGGTTCGTCACGCATTCCCACGGCTCCGTGCTGCTCGCACGCATGATCATCACCTGCTGTGCCGCCGACGCGTACCCGCTGACGGTCCGGCTGGCCGGTCCCACGGGCGCGGCCTATCCGGACGACACCTGGCTGGAGGTCACCGGGCAGGTCGTGCCCGGTACGGCGACCAGGGCCGACCGCTACACGCCGGACCTGGTGGTCGCGTCGGTGCGTCGCATTGCGCAGCCGCGGGACCCTTACGAGGACTGAGCCACCCGGGCCGCGCAGTCGGCGCAGGTGCCGACGATCTCGACCGTGTGCGTGATCTCCGAGAACCCGTGCCCGGACGCGATCTTCTCCGCCCAGCGTTCCACGGCCGGCCCCTCCACCTCGACCGTCCGGCCGCAGTGGCGGCACACCAGGTGGTGATGGTGGTGCGAGGAGCAGCGGCGGTAGATCGCCTCGCCGCTGTCGGTGCGCAGCACGTCGATCTCGCCGGCCTCCGACAACGACTGCAGCGTCCGGTAGACCGTCGTGAGCCCGATGCCGTCGCCGCGTTTGCGCAGCTCGTCGTGCAGTTCCTGGGCCGACCGGAAGTCGTCGACCTCCGCCAGCAGCTCCACCACCGCCGCGCGCTGCCTTGTCGACCGCAGGCCGGGCACGGGCGCGACCCTACTCATGCGTCCTCCTGAACGTGTGCCACCGCGTCCACCACGATATGGGCCAGGTGGTCGTCGACGAGCCGGTACACCACTTCGCGCCCGTGCCGCTCGCCCTGCACGACTCCGGCGGCCTTGAGCACCCGCAGGTGCTGGCTGATCAGCGGCTGCGCGACGTCGAGCGCGTCGACCAGCTCGTGCACGCAGCGGTCGCCGTCGCGCAGCTGCAGGACGATCGCGATCCGCACCGGCGCGGCGAGCGCCCGCAGCAGCTCCCCGGCCCCGGCCAGCGCCGCGGTCGAGGGAACCGGCGTGCCCGGCCTGACCGGCCCCTCCGCGTGCACCTCGTCCGGCACCTGGCTCGCCGTGGGCATGTCGATCTCCAGCCTGTCGTGCGGGTGTCCTTCCATCCTAGTGGGCGGTAGCCCGGCGCCCGCCGATCTGTCAAGCCCCACCGCACGAGCGCGAAGCGGCCGGATAGGCTGGACGAAACCATCCCGCCGGCTATGGAGAGCGTGGAGTGCCCGCCAACACGATTGAGACCGTCGTCAGCTTGTGCAAGCGCCGTGGCTTCGTCTTCCCCAGCGGGGAGATCTACGGCGGTACCCGGTCGGCGTGGGACTACGGACCGCTCGGGGTCGAGCTCAAGGAGAACGTCAAGCGCCAGTGGTGGAAGACCATGGTGCAGAGCCGGGACGACGTCGTCGGCCTGGACTCGGCGGTGATCCTGCCGCGCAAGGTCTGGGAGGCCTCCGGGCACGTCGAGGCGTTCGTCGACCCGCTGGTCGAGTGCCTGTCCTGCCACCGCCGCTTCCGGGCGGACCACCTGCAGGAGGAGTACGCCGAGCGCACCGGCAAGGAGCAGGCCGAGGGTGACCTGTCCGACGTGCCGTGCCCGAACTGCGGCACCCGCGGCCAGTACACCGCGCCCCGCAGCTTCAACGGGTTGCTCAAGACCTATCTCGGCCCGGTGGAGAGCGACGAGGGCCTGCACTACCTGCGCCCGGAGACCGCGCAGGGCATCTTCGTCAACTTCCTCAACGTGCAGACCACCTCCCGCAAGAAGCCGCCGTTCGGCATCGGCCAGGTCGGCAAGTCCTTCCGCAACGAGATCACCCCCGGCAACTTCATCTTCCGCACGCGTGAGTTCGAGCAGATGGAGATGGAGTACTTCGTCGAGCCGGGCGAGGACGAGCGCTGGCACCAGTACTGGATCGACCTGCGCACCGACTGGTACACCGACCTGGGCATCCGGCGGGACAACCTGCGGCACTACGAGCACCCGAAGGACAAGCTGTCGCACTACTCGAAGCGGACGGTGGACATCGAGTATCGCTTCGGGTTCTCCTCGGGCCAGGAGTGGGGTGAGCTCGAGGGCATCGCGAACCGCACCGACTTCGACCTGACGACGCACTCGAACCACTCGGGTGTCGACCTGTCGTACTTCGACCAGGCCACCGGGCAGCGCTACCGGCCGTTCGTGATCGAGCCGGCCGCGGGCGTGGGCCGCCCGATGATGGCGTTCCTGCTCGACGCCTACACCGAGGACGAGGTGCCCAACGCCAAGGGCGGCGTGGACAAGCGGGTCGTGCTGAAGCTGGACTACCGGCTCGCGCCGTACAAGGTCGCCGTGCTCCCGCTCTCGCGCAACGCCGACCTCACGCCGAAGGCGAAGGACCTCGCCGCGCGGCTGCGCAGGAACTGGAGCGTCGACTTCGACGACGCCGGGTCGATCGGCAAGCGCTACCGCCGCCAGGAGGAGATCGGCACGCCGTTCTGCGTGACCGTCGACTTCGACTCGCTCGAGGACAACGCGGTGACCATCCGCGAGCGCGACACCATGGCACAGGAGCGCGTGGCACTGGACAAGGTGGAGTCCTACCTCGCGGGCCGCCTGCTCGGCTGCTGACGTCCCGGCACCTGCCCGGCAGCGCCGCGCACCCCTGACACCTGTCACGGTCAGGTCGTGACGAGCGGCCTGCCGGTGCGGGGGCGCGCGGCGGCAGAGTCGGGGTATGAACGCAACCAGCTCCCAGCTCAGTGACGCGGAGGTGACGGCAGGCACCGCGGTGCGGTTGTCCGGCCTGCGCAAGACCTACGGCGAGGTGCGCGCCGTCGACGGCATCGACCTCACGATCGCGCCGGGTGAGGTGGTGGCGCTGCTCGGCCCGAACGGCGCCGGCAAGTCCACCACCGTCGACATGATCCTGGGGCTGAGCAAGCCCGACGACGGCGACGTGACGGTGTTCGGCGCGACCCCCGCCGAGGCCGTGCAGACCGGCAGCATCGGCGCGATGCTCCAGGGCGGCGCGCTGCTGGACGACGCGACGGTCGGTGAGACGGTCGCCATGATCGCGTCCCTGCACCGCAAGCCCATGCCGGTGGCCGAAGCCCTCGCCCGCGCGGGCATCGAGGACCTGGCGAACCGGCGCGGCAACAAGCTCTCCGGCGGCCAGAAGCAGCGCGTGCGGTTCGCCGTCGCGCTCGTGTCCGATCCGGACCTGCTGCTGCTGGACGAGCCCACGGCCGCGATGGACGTCGGGAGCCGCCGCGAGTTCTGGCGGTCCATGCAGGCCTTCACCGGCTCCGGTCGCACGGTCGTGTTCGCCACGCACTACCTGGAAGAGGCCGAGGAGTTCGCCGACCGCGTGGTGCTGATGCGTGGCGGGCGGATCGTCGCCGACGGCTCCGTCGCCGAGGTCCGGGCGCTGGCCGGTGGCCGCACGCTTCGTGCGGTGGCGCCCGGCGCCACCGAGGCCGCGGTCGCGAACCTCCCTGGTGTCACCGGGTTTCAGCTCCGCGGTGAGCGGGTCGCGGTGTCCAGCGGCGACTCCGACGCGACCCTGCGCGCGTTGCTCACCGCCTTCCCCGGGGCGCACGACATCGAGATCGCCGCGATCGGCCTCGAAGGTGCGTTCCTGTCGCTGACTTCAGACGAGGAGAACGTCCGATGAGCCTCAGGTTCCTGGCACTGGAGATCCGGCGGGTCACCCGCTCGCCGCGGTTCATGATCTTCACCGTGGCCTTCCCGGTCCTGCTGTTCCTGCTCTACGTCAGCCTGTTCGCCAAGCAGCCCGCCGAGAAGGCCGTGCTGATGGTGAGCATGACCGCCTTCGGCGCGATGACCGCCGCGATGTTCACCGGCACCCGCGTCGCACTGGAGCGGGCCGCAGGCTGGCAGCGGCAGCTGCGGCTGACCCCGTTGTCCGGCGCGGGCTACCTGACGGCGAAGGCGACCACCGGCATGACGCTGGCGCTCGCGCCCGCGATCTTCGTGCCGCTGGTGGCGCTGGTCGCCGAAGGCGTCTCGCTCGACGGGGCTGGGTGGGTGCGGGCCACGCTGGGGGTGTGGCTCGCGGCGATCCCGTTCGCGCTGATCGGACTGCTCATCGGGCAGATCGGCACGGCCGACTCCACCCAGCCGATCACCCAGCTGGTGATGCTGCCGATGGCGCTGCTGGGCGGGATCTTCATCCCGATCGACGCGATGCCGCACTGGCTGCTGCAGATCGCGCAGGTGCTGCCCACCTACTGGATGGGACAGATCGGGCGCGGCGCGGTCACCCCGGATCTGTCCACGGGCCTCGGCAAGGACGTGCTCGTGCTCGGGATCTGGACCGTGGTGCTCGGGGTCGCCGTGGTTCGGCGCTACCGTAAAGACTCGGCCCGGGTCTGACGAGGTGGAACGTGACGCGTGAACGCGGACCGGAGTGGGGCGGCTGGTGGCGGGACGACGCCATCGGTCCGCCCCACGACCGGTCTTCCGGCGCCCGCTGGCCGCTGCTGGGCCTGCTCTTCCTGTTGCCGATCATCATCCCCGCGGTGCGGTCGGCGGCGCACCCGAACACGTCGGTGGTGCACGCGGTGCTCGGGCCGGTGCTGCTGGCGGCCTACGCGGGCTGCTACTTGTTCTTCCCGCAGGTCGTGTTCCGGCGGCCATCGATCCGGGCGAAGCTCGTCTTCTGCACCGGGATGCTCGCGCTCGGCTGGGTCGCGATGCTGGTGCTGCACGAGGGCAGTGTCTACGTGCTGCTGTACGCGATGGCGGTGATCGCCTTCGGGCTGCCGCCGGGCTGGACGCTGATCCTCGACGGCTCCTCGCTGGTGGCGCTGCTGGTGGTGGTGGAGCGGCACGTCGGCGTGGACGGCTCACCGAGCGACGTCGGCACCCTGCTCGGCATCACGTCCGCGATGTTCGCCGTGGGCCGGCTCCTGCACACCGTGCGGAGCCTGCGGGCGGCCCAGGACGAGATCGCCACGCTCGCGGTCACAGCCGAGCGGGAGCGGCTGGCCCGGGACCTGCACGACATCCTCGGACACAGTCTCACCACGATCACCGTGAAGGCGGGCCTCGCGCGGCGGATCCTGGAGAGCGCGCAGGACACCGAGCGCGCGAGCACCGAGATCCACGAGGTCGAAAGCCTCGCCCGCAGCGCGCTGTCGGACGTGCGCGCGACGGTGTCGGAGTACCGCGAGGTGTCGCTGTCGGCCGAGCTGGTGGGGGCGCGGGCGGCGTTGCGGGCCGCGGAGATCGAGGCGGACCTGCCGCACGCGGTGGACAATGTGCTGCCGGACCTGCAGCAGACCTTCGGGTACGTGCTGCGGGAGGCGGTCACGAACGTGCTGCGGCACTCGGGGGCGAAACACGTGAAGGTGCGGTTGGGCAGGACCTGGCTGGACATCGAGGACGACGGCGCCGGCGCGCCCGGCGGTGTGTCGGGGAACGGGCTGCGCGGGCTGACCGAACGGCTGGACCAGATCGGCGGCACCCTGCGCGCGGAGCCGCGGGCGGGCGGCGGCTTCCTGGTGCGCGCCGAGGTGCGGCCCGCGCTGGAGGCCGCCTCGTGATCCGCGTGCTGCTGGCCGACGACCAGGCGATGGTGCGGGGCGCGCTGGCGACCGTGCTCGGGCTCGAAGCGGACATCGAGGTGGTGGCGCAGGTCGGTTCCGGCGAGGAGGTGCTGGCGGCGGCGAAGGAGTCATCGCCCGACGTCGCCCTGCTCGACGTGCAGATGCCCGGCAAGGACGGGCTGAGCGCCGCGGCCGAGCTGCACGCGGCGCTGCCGGCGTGCCGGATCATCGTCTGCACGACCTTCGGCAGGCCCGGCTACCTGGCGCGGGCGATGGCCGCGGGCGCGGCCGGGTTCGTGGTGAAGGACTCGCCGCCCGAGCAGCTGGTCGACGCGGTGCGCCGGGTGTCGAACGGCCTGCGGGTGGTGGACCCGGCGCTGGCCGCGGAGTCGCTGGCGACCGGGCCGAGCCCGCTGACCGGACGGGAGCACGACGTGCTGCGCGCGGCCAGTGACGGCGGCACCGTCGCGGACATCGCACGCCGACTGTTCCTGTCGGAAGGCACTGTGCGCAACCACCTTTCCGCCGCGATCGGCAAGACCGGCGCGCGCACCCGGGCGGAGGCGGTCCGCCTCGCGGAGGAGAACGGGTGGCTGTGAGAATGACGCCGTGGGGACGCGCACGACGACGACAAGGGCCGCCTGGGTGCGGCGTGCCGTGTTCGGCACGCTCCTGGTCGTCGCGCTGACGATCGGCGGCACCGCGTTCCGCGTCTGGCAGATCGCGCGCGTCGACGACCGGTCCGAGGCCGACGTGATCATCGTGCTCGGCGCCGCGCAGTACAACGGAAAGCCGTCGCCGATCTTCCAGGCCCGGCTCAAGCACGCCAAGCAGCTCTACGAGGACGGCGTGGCGAAGGTGATCATCACGGCCGGCGGCAACCGTGCCGGCGACGAGTACACCGAGGCCACCGCCGGCGCCCAGTGGCTGGTCGAGCAGGGCGTGCCGAAGGCGAGCACGCTGCCCGTCGGCGAGGGCCGGGACACGCTCGGCAGCCTGCGCGCGGTCGCGAACGTGGTGGCCGAGCACGGCTGGCACACCGCGGTCCTCGTCAGCGATCCCTGGCATTCGCTCCGGGCTCGCACGATGGCCGACGACGTCGGGATGGAGGCGTGGACCTCGCCGACGCACAGCGGCCCCATCGTGCAGACCCGCCAGACGCAGGCGATGTACATCTTCCGCGAGACCGGTGCGCTGTTGTTCTACCTGCTGACGAAGACCCCGGCCGACGACATCGGCGGCACCGGGCTCGGCTGAAACAGTCGGTGGTCCCGCTTATCGTGGTCACCGTGAGCTGGTACGACGAACACGATCGCGAGCGGCGGGTGCCGGAGCCGCCCAAGCGGGCCGCGCTGCCGGGCTCGCGCGCGGACGGGCGCAGCGACTTCGCGCGCGACAGGGCACGCGTACTGCATTCCGCGGCGCTGCGGCGCCTCGCGGGCAAGACGCAGGTCGTCGGGCCGGGGGAGGGTGCCGAGGTCAGCGGTGTGCCGCGCACCAGGCTCACGCATTCGCTGGAGGTCGCCCAGATCGGCCGGGGCATCGCCGAGGAGCTGGGCGCGGATCCGGACCTGGTGGACACCGCGGGCCTGGCGCACGACATCGGCCACCCGCCGTTCGGGCACAACGGGGAGCAGGCGCTCAACGTCGTCGCGCAGCAGTGTGGCGGGTTCGAGGGCAATGCGCAGACGCTGCGCATCCTGACCAGGCTGGAGCCGAAGCTGGAGCCGGTCGGGCTCAACCTGACCCGCGCCTGCCTCGACGCGGCCACCAAGTACCCCTGGCCGCGTAGGCCGGGGCAGGTCAAGTTCGGCGTCTACGCCGATGACGCCGAGATCTTCGCGTGGATGCGCGAAGGTGCGCCTGAAGGCCGCCGGTGCTTCGAAGCGCAGATCATGGACTGGGCCGACGACGTGGCGTACTCGGTGCACGACGTCGAGGACGGCGTGCTGGCCGGGCGCATCTCGCTGCCCGTGCTGGCGGACGCCGAGGAGCGCGCGGCCGTGGCGGAGCTGGCGGCGAAGCACTTCTCGGACCAGTCGGTGTCCGCGCTGGAAAGCGCGGCGCGGGAGCTGCTGACGCTGCCGGTGGTCGCCGAGCTGGCGAAGCCGGGGCACGACTCGTCGTTCGGTGCGCACGTCGCGCTCAAGCGGGTCACCAGCGAGCTGGTGGGCCGGTTCGCCGCCGCGGCGGTCACCACCACCCGGCAGGCGCACGGGGACGGGCCGCTGACCCGCTACGCCGCCGACCTCGAGGTCCCGGCGCAGGTGCGGGCCGAGGTAGCACTGCTGAAGGCGCTCGCGCTGCGGTACGTGATGAGCGACCCGCGGCGGCTCGCGATGCAGGACGGCCAGCGCCAGATGCTCACCGAGCTGGCCGGGCTGCTGGTCCGCCGCGCGCCCGAGGCGCTGGACAGCGTGTTCCATCCGGCGTGGGAGGCAGCCGGTGACGATGCCGCCCGCCTGCGCGTGGTCGTCGACCAGGTCGCCTCGCTGACGGACGCGCAGGCGCACGCGTGGCACGCCTGGCACACCGGACGGCACTGAAAATCCGGTAGCGTCGAGACGATGGGCAAACCGGAACTGGATCACCTGCGCTTCTGCCTCGCGCTGCACCGCGCCGTCGCCGGCGAGGGCGATTCGTGCTTCTCGCCCTACTCGGTCGCCAGTGCGCTGGGCCTGACGAGCCAAGCCTCGCGGGGTGCGGCTTCCGACGAGCTGGTCCGGCTGCTGGCCGCGGAGGACGCCGACGTGGCGAAGCAGGCGGAGCTGTTGCGGGCCGCGGCCGCACTCAGCGAGTCCGGGCGGCACGAGGCCCCGGTGCTCGCGGTCGCGAACACCCTGTGGACCGCCGAAGAGCTGCCGCTCAACCAGGACTTCCTCGGTGAGCTGGCGGCGTGGCCGAACGGTGCGGTGAAGCCGGCGCCGTTCGCCGCGGACCCGGAAGCGGCCCGCCGCGCCATCAACGCCGACGTGGCCCGGACCACCCGCGACCTCATCCCCGAGCTGCTCAGCCCCGGCGCGGTGAAGCAGGACACCGTGGCCAGCCTGGTCAACGCCCTCTACCTCAAGGTCGCCTGGGTGCACCGCTTCCGCGACGAGCGCACCGAGGACGGCGACTTCCACAGCCCGTCCGGCATCCGGCGGGTGCCGATGATGCACCAGGCGGAGTCGCTCGGGCACGCGGCGCGGGACGGCTGGCAGCTGGTCGAGCTGCCGGCCGCGGGCGGGGTGCAGGCCACGATCCTGCTGCCCGACGGCGACCTGTCCGCGCACGAGCCAGGTCTGGACGAGCACCTGCTCGCGAAGCTGTTGTCGGCGAAGAAGAACCGCCAGGTCCGGCTCGCGATGCCGAAGGTGTCGCTGGACATGCGCGCGGAGCTCAAGCCCGCGCTGGGTGGCCTCGGAGTGCGGACGATGTTCTCGCCCCGGGCGGACTTCAGCCCGCTGACGCCGGACGAGCGGGTGTTCGTCGACGACGTGCTGCACCAGTCGGTCCTGCGGCTCGATGAGCAGGGGCTGGAGGGTGCGGCGGCGACGGCGGTGATGTTCCGCACGCTGTCGATGGTCACCCCGGCGGACCCCCTCGACGTGGTCGTCGACCGGCCTTTCCTGCTCCTCGTGCGGCACGCCGGGACGGGTGTGGTCTACTTTTTCGCCCGCGTAGTCGAACCGTGAGGTAAGAAGTTGACCGCGTTGCTGGAGGCGCCCGGGACGGTGCAGGTGAACGAGCCCGAACGGCGCAGGTGGAACCGTGCCGACTCGATCGTCGGACTGTGCTACCTGCTCGCCGCGTTCGTGATCTACGCCGGGTTGTGGGGCAACCTGAGCAGCGGCTACCTGTACAACAGCGCGCAGGACCAGAACATGTGGGAGTGGTTCTTCTCGACCACCGCCCACTCGGTGTGGCATCTGCAGAACCCGCTGGAGTCGGTGCTGCAGAACTATCCCGACGGCGTCAACATGATGGCCAACACCGCGATGCTCGGCCTGAGCATCCCGCTGTCGCCGATCACGATGCTGTTCGGGCCGACGGTCACCTGGGCGATCGCGCTGACCGGTGGCCTGGCCGGCACGTCGTTCGCCTGGTACTGGGTGTTCTCGCGGCACCTGGTCACCTCGCGGGTCGCGGCCGCGGTCGGCGGGGTGTTCTGCGGGTTCGCGCCGCCGATGATCTCGCACGGCAACGCGCATCCGAACTTCGCGGTGCTGGTGCTGCTGCCGTTCATCGTGCTGCGGCTGATCCGCCTCGCGCAAGGCGCGCGCCCGGTCCGCGACGGGCTGATCCTCGGCGTCCTGCTGGCGTACCAGGTGTTCCTCGGCGAGGAGCCGCTGCTCATCACGATGCTCGGCTTCGTGGTCTTCGCCATCGCTTACGCCGCGTCGCGCTGGCGCGAAGCGGTGAAGATGGTGCGCCCCATGGTGATCGGGCTCGTGATCGCCGGCGTGCTGACGCTCGTGGTGACGATCTTCCCGCTGTGGTGGCAGTTCCTGGGGCCGCAGAGCTACCACACCCTCGAACACGGCTCGGTCGGCAACGACACGGCGGCGTTCACCCGCTTCGCGACGGAGTCCATCGCCGGGGACGCGCAGGCGGCGGCCGACGTGTCGATGAACCGCACGGAGGAGAACGCGTTCTTCGGCTGGCCGCTGATCGTGTTCATGGTGGTGCTGACGGTCTGGCTGTGGCGCAACGTGCTGGCGCGCTCGATCGCGATCTCGATGTTCGTGATGGCGTGGCTGTCGCTGGGGCTGGAGATCACGGTGGCCCACCACGACACCGGTATCCCGGGGCCGTGGCAGTTGCTGGCGAAGCTGCCGCTGTTCGACTCGCTGCTGGAGTCCCGGCTGGCGATGGCGTGCATCCCGGCGATCGGCGCGCTGCTCGCGATCGCGACCGAGCGGGTGTTCCGCGCCGCGCCGTCGTTCCGGGACAAGGACCTGCCGCTGCGGTGGCTGTGGCTGGGCGCGCTGGTCGCGGTCCTGCTGCCGATCGCGCCGACGCCGCTGGAGACCATCACGCGGCCGGGCACGCCGGCGTTCTTCTCGGACGGCACGTGGCGGCAGTACGTGACGAGCGGGTCGGTGGTGACCGTGCCGCTGCCCAACCCGGGTGACGCGCGCGCCCTGCACTGGCAGGTTCAGGCGGACGTCGGGTTCCCGCTCGCGGACGGCTACTTCGTGGGCCCCAACGGCCCGGACGACAAGCGCGGCCGCTACGGCGCGCCCGACCACCCGACGGCGTCTCTGCTCAACGACGTGCACGACACCGGCGACGTGCCGGCCGTGACGGACACCCAGCGCGCCGAAGCCCTGGCCGACCTGCGCTACTGGCACGCGGATGTCGTGGTGCTCGCGCCGGGCACCAACCAGCAGGCCCTCCAGGCGACGGTGGAGCTGCTCCTGCGCACCCCGGCCCGCTACGTGGACGGCGTCTGGCTCTGGGACGTCCGTGCCCTGACGGCGAACGCCACTTAGCCGGGGCGCGGTGGCGGCCGGACGCCGAGCCGCGGGGAAAGATCAAGAGAGTCCTCGCCGGACGGGCAGGCTCCGGGATGAGCCAGGCCCAAAGGGATCTCACCTCGTGCAGGTGGTCGAGTTGGGCGGTCATCCCGTCGCCTGCGGTTTGTGCATATCATTTTGAGCCAGGCCCGCAAGCTTTGGCCTTTCGGCCGCCGGTCCCAGCGGATGTTGCGGACCTGGCTCAAAATGATCGTCCGGTGTCAGGCGACGGGATGACCACCCAACTCCGGGGTTGACATGGCGGCCCGCCTACCGCGCGCACAGCCCGAGGCTGCTACCCCAGATACTCCCCGATCGCCCGGCCCAGATCCTGCCCCGCGCCCGCGCTCATGTGGTCGCCGGGGATGGTCCGGTACTCCGCGACAGGGAGCGCCGCAGCGAGCTGGTCCGCCGTGCCCTGGTCGTCGTCCCCGTCGCCGACCAGCACCAGCACCGGCGTCGTGATCCGCGCCAGCTCCTCGGGCGACGTGTCGACGAACGTGTCGAGCAACCGCAGCAACGCCACCGGATCGCCACCGACCGCACGCAGGAACCGCTCCGCCTTCCACTCCGCCGAGCCGCGCTCGAACGTGCCCAGCTCCGTCAGGATCCGCCGGAAGTGCTCCCCGCGACGGCGGGCGGCGACGATGCCCTCCACCCCGGTCCCGGCGACGATCGCGCGCCCCGGCGTCGCGCCGCGCACCAGCATGCGCACGACCGTCCGGGCGCCGAGCGAATAGCCGCCCAGGTCGTAGTCCACCAGCCCCAGGTGCTCCAGCAGCGCGAACCCGTCGTCGGCGAGGACGTCCGGGGGATAGGCCGCGGGGTCGTGCGGCTTCGCGCTCTCGCCGTGCGCGCGCAGGTCCGGCATGATCACCCGGTGCCCGCGTCCGGCGAGCTCAGCCGCGTGGCCGTAGGCGACCCAGTTGACCCGGGCGGTCGAGAAGTACCCGTGGATCAGCACCAGCGGGCGCCCCTGCCCCACCTCCCGGTACGCGAGCTCGACGCCGTCGCGGCCGGGGAAACGTCCTTCGATCACCAGCCGAGCCTGTCACATTCCGCGGACCCGCTTCGTCTCCATGGTGACCACAGGAGGAGGAAAGCCATGTCCCGCCTACCCGTCCTGTCCACAAAGGACGCCGGACCGTTCGCGAAGCTCGTCTACCGCATCGCCCGCCGCCGCTACGGCGCCATCCCCGAGCCGTTCGCCGTCACCGCGCACCACACCGGGCTGCTGGCCGCCACTGCGATCCACGAGCTGGCGGTCGAGAAGGCCTCCCGGACGCTGCCCGTCAACGTCCGGGAGATCGCCGTCTACCGCGTCGCCGTGCGGCTCGGCTGTTCGTGGTGCGTCGACTTCGGCACGATGCTGCAGAAGCACGACGGCCTCGACATCGAGCGGCTGAAGCACATCGACGACTACGCCACCTCGCCGCATTTCAGCAGGCAGGAGCGCCTCGCGATCGCCTACGCCGACGCGATGACCGCCACGCCCGCGACCGTCACCGACGAGCAGGTCGCCGAGCTGGAGCGCGAGTTCGGCCGTAAGGGCGTGCTCGAGCTGACCTACCAGATCGCGCTGGAGAACCAGCGCAGCCGCATCAACAGCGCGCTCGGCATCACCGACCAGGGCTTCACCTCGGGTGCGGCGTGCCGGGTTCCGCTGCCGGGACTCGCGTGAGCTTGTCCGGGTTCGCCACGTCGTAGATCGCGACGATGCGGCCGTCGCGCACGGCCA
Proteins encoded in this region:
- a CDS encoding TIGR03943 family putative permease subunit — protein: MRRETQNILLVLLGGALLKIGLNGDYLRYVKPAQQPWVLAGGAVMVALGAVAIVRDIRAHHADDGHGHHHLARSAWLLMLPVLAVFLVAPPALGSDSVTRTEARAPAQSQAVFPPLPQGEVVPLSLTDLVTRAGWDSGGSLNGRTVRLTGFVTHSHGSVLLARMIITCCAADAYPLTVRLAGPTGAAYPDDTWLEVTGQVVPGTATRADRYTPDLVVASVRRIAQPRDPYED
- a CDS encoding Fur family transcriptional regulator; the protein is MSRVAPVPGLRSTRQRAAVVELLAEVDDFRSAQELHDELRKRGDGIGLTTVYRTLQSLSEAGEIDVLRTDSGEAIYRRCSSHHHHHLVCRHCGRTVEVEGPAVERWAEKIASGHGFSEITHTVEIVGTCADCAARVAQSS
- a CDS encoding ArsR/SmtB family transcription factor, with the translated sequence MEGHPHDRLEIDMPTASQVPDEVHAEGPVRPGTPVPSTAALAGAGELLRALAAPVRIAIVLQLRDGDRCVHELVDALDVAQPLISQHLRVLKAAGVVQGERHGREVVYRLVDDHLAHIVVDAVAHVQEDA
- a CDS encoding glycine--tRNA ligase; this translates as MPANTIETVVSLCKRRGFVFPSGEIYGGTRSAWDYGPLGVELKENVKRQWWKTMVQSRDDVVGLDSAVILPRKVWEASGHVEAFVDPLVECLSCHRRFRADHLQEEYAERTGKEQAEGDLSDVPCPNCGTRGQYTAPRSFNGLLKTYLGPVESDEGLHYLRPETAQGIFVNFLNVQTTSRKKPPFGIGQVGKSFRNEITPGNFIFRTREFEQMEMEYFVEPGEDERWHQYWIDLRTDWYTDLGIRRDNLRHYEHPKDKLSHYSKRTVDIEYRFGFSSGQEWGELEGIANRTDFDLTTHSNHSGVDLSYFDQATGQRYRPFVIEPAAGVGRPMMAFLLDAYTEDEVPNAKGGVDKRVVLKLDYRLAPYKVAVLPLSRNADLTPKAKDLAARLRRNWSVDFDDAGSIGKRYRRQEEIGTPFCVTVDFDSLEDNAVTIRERDTMAQERVALDKVESYLAGRLLGC
- a CDS encoding ABC transporter ATP-binding protein → MNATSSQLSDAEVTAGTAVRLSGLRKTYGEVRAVDGIDLTIAPGEVVALLGPNGAGKSTTVDMILGLSKPDDGDVTVFGATPAEAVQTGSIGAMLQGGALLDDATVGETVAMIASLHRKPMPVAEALARAGIEDLANRRGNKLSGGQKQRVRFAVALVSDPDLLLLDEPTAAMDVGSRREFWRSMQAFTGSGRTVVFATHYLEEAEEFADRVVLMRGGRIVADGSVAEVRALAGGRTLRAVAPGATEAAVANLPGVTGFQLRGERVAVSSGDSDATLRALLTAFPGAHDIEIAAIGLEGAFLSLTSDEENVR
- a CDS encoding ABC transporter permease; the protein is MSLRFLALEIRRVTRSPRFMIFTVAFPVLLFLLYVSLFAKQPAEKAVLMVSMTAFGAMTAAMFTGTRVALERAAGWQRQLRLTPLSGAGYLTAKATTGMTLALAPAIFVPLVALVAEGVSLDGAGWVRATLGVWLAAIPFALIGLLIGQIGTADSTQPITQLVMLPMALLGGIFIPIDAMPHWLLQIAQVLPTYWMGQIGRGAVTPDLSTGLGKDVLVLGIWTVVLGVAVVRRYRKDSARV
- a CDS encoding sensor histidine kinase — encoded protein: MTRERGPEWGGWWRDDAIGPPHDRSSGARWPLLGLLFLLPIIIPAVRSAAHPNTSVVHAVLGPVLLAAYAGCYLFFPQVVFRRPSIRAKLVFCTGMLALGWVAMLVLHEGSVYVLLYAMAVIAFGLPPGWTLILDGSSLVALLVVVERHVGVDGSPSDVGTLLGITSAMFAVGRLLHTVRSLRAAQDEIATLAVTAERERLARDLHDILGHSLTTITVKAGLARRILESAQDTERASTEIHEVESLARSALSDVRATVSEYREVSLSAELVGARAALRAAEIEADLPHAVDNVLPDLQQTFGYVLREAVTNVLRHSGAKHVKVRLGRTWLDIEDDGAGAPGGVSGNGLRGLTERLDQIGGTLRAEPRAGGGFLVRAEVRPALEAAS